TGAAACGCTGGTGTTGCTGGAGCCATACCGCGTCAAGTACGAGTACGCACTGAATGCAGTTATGGAGCATATAGTTTCGCTTTGCCACAACATTGAGGGCCAGGAGCGTGATGCGGCCGAGATGATAGCGCGCATTTACTTTACCTATGCCAAGTATCTGGAACGCACAGGAGAACGGGCAAATGCAATAACCTATCTGCAGACAACGTTGGAGCTGGTGCGTGGTCATATGTGGCCAGCTGAGATGGATTCGCGCGCCGGCGGCGTCATACTACACGAACTGGTGGCTCAGATGCTGGCCCGCCAGCTGCTAATCTATGGACGTCAGATAGTGCGCCACCAGCCCGACGAGGCCATTGAGATGGCCAGGCGGGCAACAGTGCTCATAGCAGAGAGTATGTAGCAATAGCCAGCAAAGTCAATACTAACCATTTGTTTATCATACAGTTGGTCGCGAGAAAAACTTGGATATATTTTGTGATACGTATTTGGAGCGCGCCTTCTTTCTAATGGAAAAGGGTGACTATCATCCGGCTATGCTTTGCCTGGAGCTGATTCGGCCACAAATTATTGCTTGCACCGAGTATAAATTTGTCAAGCTTAACATGAAGTTCTATCTATATCAAGGACAATGCGCTGAAAGGTACGTCAATTATTCAGTTAAGCtaacaattatatttcaacGATTTCTGTGCTTGCAGCTTTGACTACATTGAGAAAGCCATCTCCAGTTTTAAGCGTGCGCTGCGTCTATCACGTCTGTATGACCATAAGGAACAAGAGGCCGAGATCTTGCTGAATCTGGGCAAGCTCTTTGCACGCGACACACAGAAGACCAACATAGCCAAGAAGTGCTACAATCAGGCCAAGAGCATTTACATCGACTACAACGATACGCACAGCAAGAAGACCGCTGTCTTTCTCATGGCCAAGCTAATGGCGGACGAGATTACGCCATTGTATATGGCCATGCTAAAGGCGTCGAGCTCACAGTACTGCGCTTTCTACAATTTGCGTCAGTGGAAGAATCGTTGTCGTCCCTTTTGGCATAGTCTGGGCGATGAGATCATGAAGCAGGAGCGTAACAAAATTTACTGCTTGCTAGAGGAAGAAAATCCAGATCCCGTTAAGGTAACCGATGAGTATCTGGCGCTGGACGGCAATACGTTTAAAGTAGAGGAGGGTGATCtctcaaattaaaattgttattgtttgacAAGCATGGCTTATATTCCAGCCTTTGGGCCATGGGGCGTATGCTTAACGTGTTAGTGAATATTTATGGCATACGCCACTTTGCACACATTGCGTCTTCTAATTCCACATAGTTAGCCCATATTTAATTCTATGATGACACAAACgcgcaacaaaaagtttgcaaatcaaaataaatgcccaaagttgcttaattaaaatgaaactgCCAGGACAATGGAAAATCTCAAACAGCAAGGCCATTTAAGTGCGAAAATGCTGAGGCTTCCACATTGTTGCGCGGCCACAAAAAGCAACGGgttgcatacaaataataaaaatataaatgctctttgaattattgtttacgtttaatttaaataaattttgatatacttttaatgcaaattgttatttagtCCAGTTGCTGGCGGCATTATCTGAAAGTAGCCATTAACCATATATATTCGGGGCAGATCTGGTTGGCTGCCGTCAGGATTCGTTTTCCAGCTGATGGTCAAGCAGGGCTCGGCCACGCCAGGCTTGGCATTCTTTGGCAGTGTTATTTGATAGTTGCTCGCATCCTCGGGCTTcacattattttcaattaatatgaGCGGACGttctgccgctgcagctggagctgacGTTGGCGCTGCAGACGGCTGGCTTACTATGAAATTTAGGGCGTGTCTGTAGCATATATCTTTTGTGTATTCCAATTGATAACTTACATGGCTGACTGTAAGCAGGCACGACGAACATCAGTAGGAGCAGCAAAGTAAGCAACGTCAGCAGCTTGTGCAATGCCGCTGATTTCATTATGAATTATTCTAAGCAATACGTATGcgtataaacaaatcaaagtaaaCAATATAGTACTAGtggtaataataataataataaatgccgCACGAGTCTCAATACACGTATTATCAAGCGTTGAC
The DNA window shown above is from Drosophila busckii strain San Diego stock center, stock number 13000-0081.31 chromosome 3L, ASM1175060v1, whole genome shotgun sequence and carries:
- the LOC108598610 gene encoding uncharacterized protein LOC108598610, translating into MSKRQQEILRIEREVRAKLPHRAFREIIFDREQIKASIVPLSYTEARRKHGPIYEALQDELHHAGCRMMPEFLHCLAEKEQALYESISIRARIIDDRPLLYEVVEKLKHAELAVLQRKFKGLKECFTLFYETLVLLEPYRVKYEYALNAVMEHIVSLCHNIEGQERDAAEMIARIYFTYAKYLERTGERANAITYLQTTLELVRGHMWPAEMDSRAGGVILHELVAQMLARQLLIYGRQIVRHQPDEAIEMARRATVLIAEIGREKNLDIFCDTYLERAFFLMEKGDYHPAMLCLELIRPQIIACTEYKFVKLNMKFYLYQGQCAESFDYIEKAISSFKRALRLSRLYDHKEQEAEILLNLGKLFARDTQKTNIAKKCYNQAKSIYIDYNDTHSKKTAVFLMAKLMADEITPLYMAMLKASSSQYCAFYNLRQWKNRCRPFWHSLGDEIMKQERNKIYCLLEEENPDPVKVTDEYLALDGNTFKVEEGDLSN
- the LOC108598611 gene encoding uncharacterized protein LOC108598611: MKSAALHKLLTLLTLLLLLMFVVPAYSQPLSQPSAAPTSAPAAAAERPLILIENNVKPEDASNYQITLPKNAKPGVAEPCLTISWKTNPDGSQPDLPRIYMVNGYFQIMPPATGLNNNLH